Part of the Strix aluco isolate bStrAlu1 chromosome 20, bStrAlu1.hap1, whole genome shotgun sequence genome is shown below.
TTCGTGACAGAACCAAAGACCCCACACCACATCAGGAGGGACCTAAAGACCCCACATAATGCCAAGAGGGcacccaaaacccccatatcatGCCACAAGGGCACCCAAAGACCCCATATGGCTCTATGAGGGATCTGAAGACCCCACATGGCACCATGAGGGACCCCCAGAAACCCCATATGGCACTATGAGGGATCTAAAGACCCCACATGGCACCATGAGGGATCCGAAGACCCCACATGGCACCGTGAGGGACCCCCAGAAACCCCATATGGCACTATGGGGTCCCCCACAGAGTTCCATGAGGCAACCAAAAGCCCTCCTCACCATGCCATGAGGGACCAAAAGCCCCCACATAGCATCATGAACAGACCCGAAGCCCCCACACCACACTGCGAGGgtccccaaacccccacatagCACCATGAGGGACCCAAAGACCTTACATGGCACCATGAAGGGAGTGGAACCCCCCCCCCACGGCCCTATGAGGGACCCAAAGACCCCACAGGGCTCCATGAGGGGACTTAAAGCCCGCCTCACCACGCCACGAGGGACCAAAAACCCCCACATACACCGTGAGGGGACCCCGCTGTGAGGGGACGCTCCCGCCGCGCCCTGAGGGGACTTTCCCGCCCTGCctgaggggagcggcggggcggcggcgggcgaggcgggccgggccgggccgggccctgcGCACCGCCCACATAAGGCGGGGGCTGCCCACGCTGCTCGGCTCggcggtggaggaggaggaggaggaggcggcggcggcggcgggagcagtAACAGTAACAGCAACAGCGGGGTTGTGTCGGCCGGGCTGCGCGGTCTGAGGCGGCGGCATGGAGCTGGGGTGGCTGCTGTGGGGCGCggcggtgctgctgctgctgctgctccccgtCCTGATGGAGCTCAGCCCCGCCGTCAACTTCGCGCTGCGCATCAGCTTCTACTGCCTGCTCTGCGTCGTCAGCTCGGCGCTGACGGCGCCCGTCTGCCTCCTCGTCAACGGCGGCCGCACCGTCAAGAACATGAGGTGAGTGAGGGGGGGTGTAATGGCAGAGCCAAGGCGCGGGCGGGTGAAACACAAACTGGGGGGATCGGTTTCAGTCCCAGCTTGTGTGGGGGGGTGATGGTGGCCTCCTTTACCTCAGCTCTGTGGCAGCAGACCCTCGGGTGGCCACTGTGGTGGCAGCAGGGTGGCCtcgtggcgggggggggtgtgatgAGGGGCTGCTGTGCCCCATGGCTGTGCCCTCCCCTTCAGAGAGCCCTGTGTGGGGATGGGTGCCCTGCAGAGGGGGTGGAAGGTGTGAGGGTGGCGGCGAGTGGCCACGCTTCAGGGGCTGCGCAGGTTTGGGGGAAAGCTACACGGCAGCAGTGTGAGTTTGGGGGTTTTCCCCCCCTCCAGAAGCAGGGCTGTGTGCTGGCAGATGGTGTTTAATATTCTGCCCTCGGCCTGGCGCAAGGAGCGCAGCGGCCATGCAGCTGCCCGGAGCATGGTTGTTGCTGTCAGGCCTTGCTGCCTGTGTCCTCTGACAGGATGCTGGGGGCGGTGGCGAAGGCACATTTTTAAGGGCAGAACTGGCACTTCTGCTGGCAGCAAAGGAGaactggggctctttgctttgcTGTCCTGTAGACAGCTTTTTACCTACTCTAACCATCCGTGTCCAGGCCAAGTTGCATGGGTGTGGGGGAAAGGGGAGCCCTCTTAATCCATCCTTTTGGATCAAAGGTTGGGCAGCGTCTCAGCTGGTGGAGCTGGACTTTGCTTTGTTCTTGCAGGCAGGGCTCAGGGCAGAGTGAGCGGGCGCAGGGCACCGACACGCTGCCTTGcgggctctgccctgcctgcctgaGTCCATCGTCTGCCATCCACTCTGGTGCTGTGGCCCCAGGTGCTGGAAACAGCAGTCTGTGGGGGGATCTCCAGCCTAGCCCTGTCTCCAGCTTTGGTTGCCTTGGCTCGCTCAGGAGCAGCTTTCCAATGCACAAACCAGCTTTGCAGCTGGGAGAATTTATGATGTCAGTTACAGAAACACTCtgggtgtttgtttgtttgtttttcttctccaccCCTAAAACTTGTAAATCTCCTGTAAACTTGAAGGAACTCTTTGGGAACAAAAATTCCTCGCACTGGACAACTCCTCATGTTGAAACTCGGAGCTGAATTTTGGCCAGAACCGCCCTTTTCCTGTAATTTAAGCTCATCGTTTCCATGTACTGGCACTGGCTGATGATCCTGGTCATGTATCCCAGCCCCTGGGAGGTCTGTGGCTGAGGTGATCCACCGAGCTCTCTCTTTCTACAACATCCCAGTCTGCTTATTCTGGCTCGGGGAAGGGGGTTGGAGCGGAGCACGTGCTGGTGGACAGACAGTGATAACAGTGTCACTGCCCGGCGCAGAACACCCCGTCCTCACTGTGCTCCTGGTTCCAGTGCCAAGCTGGTGTGACTTGGAAGAGGTTGCCCTCTGTGTCTGATAGAGATAGAGCTGTTTATCTAGCGGCAGAACCTCTTGCAAGAGCTTCCAATCTGGTAAGCACAGCTCATTAATTCTTGAAAATCAGAGGATCCTAAAAAGGCCTCTGGCACAGGCTGTGGAGCAGAGCACATGAAGCTGGGGGCTGCTGGCTTTCAGACTTGGGCTGTTACAGATGCATGAAAAGGCACATTCCCTCTTGCTTTTCTACTCTCTCCTTGCATCTGGCAATAAGTCCGTTAAATTTACAGCTCTCTCCAGCTGTGACTGCACCAAGTCAGGATCATTCATACCAGCAGAGAAGTTGCTTGCAGGGTTGGAGGGGAGTAGGACCCATCTGCTTAACCCCGTGGATGACGTGGccagctcagcagggctgctggTCACCCGATGGTTCTTCTCCTGCTCTGAGCTCTGCCCCTTTCCCTCTTTCAGTGGCTCAGGCCACATCTTGTGCAAGGAAACGCTGGCTCCTTACTGGCAGGAGGAAGTTGAGTGGTTGCTCTTGAGTAATGTGTAAccagcctctcccagcagctcctgagcagtGTGACTTCCAGAGCAGTGACCTCTTTTTTGGTTGGCAGTCAGAAGGGAGGAGATGTGGGATTTAGGTTAGTCTGGTGGCATGGCATCCACCGTGACCTCACCAATTCATGTCACCCTGCCTCTCCTCACCTGCCCCCTCGTATCTTTACCTGGACTGCACTCCCGTAACCTCAGTGCAGGCCCGTGGTGCCCGGGAGCTCTGCAGGCTGTGCACCTCCCTGTGTCCTTTCCCTGAGCACGGCTTTAAGCTTTGCAGCGGGTTCAAATGACGGGGACTGATAGCAGTGGTGTCGCTCAGCTGTGTCACCTGCGGGCGTCAGCCTGGCCTGAACTCCAGTGTGAAAGCCAGCGCCTGGGTGGTTGGCATGGTGGGGCACCCCATGGAGATATGAACCCCACTGTGGGTAGGAGCAAGCTGGGGAGAGTCGCCTTGACAGAGGTGCGAGGTTGAAGAGCTGATGGCAGGAGTGGGAATACTTTTGGAGAGCAgatgctgggagctgctggccaGCTGCTCACCTCCCACCCTGGGTGACAGGGATGCTTCCCACGCTGGTGGTGCTGCAACAGCTCTCCTGCTGCACCCTGTGGTGGGGGAGAAGCTGACACTGTCCCTCGGTCTTCTCCTGCAGGGAGGAAATCTCCATCCCCTGTCTGTCAGGGAGAAGGTGGGCCCTGAGGAATGGCATCCAGGTGCTTGCTGAAGGGCAGGTCAGCTCCTGAGTCCGCTctgggggagagcagagcagagctggtggctgcTTCTGGGAGCTTCATTCGTGCGCAATCTCCTCTGCCTCCTGTCCTGGCAAATGGCTGCTCCCCAGCTCAAAATAGCCCCTGCGTGCTGCCAGCTTCTGGCTGTGTCCTTTGGCCGAGTTGGAGGGTCCCCAGCTCCCACCTGTCTGGGGGTGGTGTAGACGGGCCCTGCTCCCATGGGCTGGCAGGGTCTCAGCCGGCGAGCCTGGGCTGGGTGTGCTCAGCGAGGGCACCTCAACCTGCTCGATGCTTTGGCAGGCTGAGTGGAGCTGCTGGTGTCTCAGGCCAGCTGGGCCCCCAGCCCTCAGGCACCGGGGAAGAAAGCTGGGAGCTTTGTGGACAGACCTGTAGATCTGCTGGGAAGTGAACTGACAGGCAACAGCTATTTGCTTGAAGATGGGTTTGCCGGGGGCACCCAGCCTCTGCCAAGCTGTGTCGGAGCATCCTGTTTGCTGCTTGCATCCTTGTGTTGTACAGGGAAGTGTTTCTCACTGTTTCTCCTCTGTTCTTGGACTCCCCTGGGGTAACGACACCCTGTGTTTGTTTGTGTTGTTAAGCGGCATCTTCCAGCACTGCAAGGAGCAGAATTGGCAGTGCCTTCCTTGTGTGACGGGTGTGCAGGCTAACACCCATGTGCTGGGGAGCGGCAGCTCCTAGGAGAACTGTTTGAACAATTTATGGGGCTCTGCTGATGGCAGGAGGAAAACATTGGTAGTATCGGAGCAGACTACAGCCATGGCATAGGGGGAAACAAACAGCACTAAGTGGATGGGactggcaggaggaggagctgTCCTTGATCCACAGTTGAAACGAGCATCTCTCCCTCCTGGACTTTGGAGGGATTCCAGTTCTGTTTGCAGGTGCGCTCGGCTGGACTTGCCTCTTCCAAAGAGCTTGTAGGGAGCTGATGCTGTCAGCTTGAAGGAAGCACGGACCATCAAGTCTGGCTGTACCAGCCTCAAAGTTACAATCAGCTGCTTCTGGGCTTCCAGTAAAATTCCCACCCTGGGAGTGCACAGGGCTTAGCATGTAACTGAAGTGCTGTGAGCACGTGGGACCATGCAGGACAGACACCTGCGTGCACCACAAGGCAAATGAGACTGGAAGCTCCAGGGAAGATGAGACTGGACTCTGTCACAGAGCTGCTCTTGTCTCCTTCCACCCACCCTGGGTATGGCAGACCCTGTCAccttcctgccctgctgctctctgACCGCTCTTTTCTTCTGCAGGATCATCAAAACTGTGGTCAAGACCTTCAAGTATTTCTTTGGCTTGAGGTTTGAGGTGAAGGGACTGGAGAACTTCAAGGTGGAGGGCCCTGCTATCATTGTGTCCAACCACCAGAGCATCCTCGACATGATGGGTGAGGAGCtggtgggagagagaaagggagggagcaGTTCTCTTGCTCGCCGTCAGAGAAATCCTGCTCGCATCTCCTGGCCAAGCAGCCCCCCGAGCCAGCTGCTCCAGCTTTTTCTATCAATGCTGGCTACAGGAAGGCTCTCCCCTCACTCCAAGCTGTCACACCCCCGTGCAGCACCCCAGATACTGCTCAGCTTCAGGTGCTTCTCGGCTCCCTGTTACCTCCCTGCCTGGCTGATAGCCTGGCTGACCTAGCACACGTCTCAGTGTGCAGGGTGGCCCTGCTGCGTGCCCTGGGGCCAAGGAGTGAGCTGCCTCTTGAGGAGTCTTGCTATGACCTGCAGCCACCCTGCCCCTGTCGTTCTGCTGTGTGCCGAGTCTCTATCTGCTCTCTTGATGGCAGCAGGAGCCAGCAAAGAAACAAGGCACTGGTCTGTCCCTCGTGCTCCCCTCCACACCTCAGATAGTCCCTCTTGTCCCCTCCAAGTGCAGGCAGAGGGGGGTGGCTGCTGGGTCTCACCCTCTGCCATCGTGTTAGGGCTGATGGAGGTCCTGCCCGACGACTGTGTCCAGGTGGGCAAGAAGGAGCTGATGTACACCGGCTCCGTGGGGCTCATCATCTACCTCGGCGGTGTCATCTTCATCAACAGGAAGAGCACCACCAGTGCCAAGATGGTGATGGCAGAGGTGGCCAAGACTATGACAACTGAAAATGTGAGTGTGACTGCGGTGTTTGGTGGGGTTGGTGTGTGGCTGGGCATCCTGGGGTGACATGGGGGCATGTGGAACTCCTGGTGTTGGCTCACCTGCAGTTACAGCCCCCAGCAGCTCTTGGTGGGGCTGGCTGGTAGCTGGGCCAGCAGGAAGGGGGCACTGCAGGTGGATTGCTGGAGCAGAACCTTATCTCCCTGTGTGCAGGTGAAGGTGTGGGTGTACCCAGAGGGTACGAGGAACTGCACTGGGGATTTGCTGCCGTTCAAGAAAGGAGCATTTCACCTCGCCGTCCAGGCACAGGTAACAGCGCTTTGCTCCTCCACGGGGACCCTGAATGCTTTTGCAGTGACACTGCAGACAGGTCATGCAGCGATGCGGTTTATTTGCTCTCAGGTGAGCTCTGCTCCCAGGCCACAGCTGAGCTCCTCGGCTAAACCCTCCTTAAGTGTGATCAGTGCAGGAGTCAAGGGCCTTTTCCGTCCCCTGTGGGAGTGACTTGACCCCTGTGGACAGGTGGAGAAGCTGCCTTGTCCCCTCTCCTGGTCCCCCCAGCACTGTGTC
Proteins encoded:
- the AGPAT2 gene encoding 1-acyl-sn-glycerol-3-phosphate acyltransferase beta, which codes for MELGWLLWGAAVLLLLLLPVLMELSPAVNFALRISFYCLLCVVSSALTAPVCLLVNGGRTVKNMRIIKTVVKTFKYFFGLRFEVKGLENFKVEGPAIIVSNHQSILDMMGLMEVLPDDCVQVGKKELMYTGSVGLIIYLGGVIFINRKSTTSAKMVMAEVAKTMTTENVKVWVYPEGTRNCTGDLLPFKKGAFHLAVQAQVPVIPVVYSSFTTFYNPKKNLFTSGKIKVEVLPPIETKGLTSDDVSDLTDRCFRTMRETLFRLSGRPSEAKDSS